In Synechococcus sp. CC9616, the following are encoded in one genomic region:
- a CDS encoding DUF1543 domain-containing protein, which yields MDLFLVVLGGRIKGCHVELHDVRWVVGDNIEDTIPELKRQWFGTRRGLHIDSYRRVRAVDGYQVSISRVSSASADQTMKLWFVNLGGYSPGEMAEQHRFGLVVARSTQAAKARAKKHWLDGMEQIHKDDLHPLEPDAAIDDLLPIDGNGAWQVVLTPDKAERPSPETPDWYGYWVI from the coding sequence TTGGACTTGTTTCTCGTTGTTCTGGGGGGGCGGATCAAAGGGTGCCATGTGGAGTTGCATGACGTGCGCTGGGTCGTTGGCGACAACATTGAGGACACCATCCCGGAGCTCAAGCGCCAATGGTTTGGCACCCGTCGCGGCCTGCACATCGACAGCTATCGCAGGGTCCGAGCGGTTGACGGATATCAGGTGTCGATCAGCAGGGTCAGCTCGGCATCGGCGGACCAGACCATGAAACTGTGGTTCGTCAATCTCGGTGGATACAGCCCCGGCGAGATGGCGGAGCAACACCGCTTCGGGCTTGTGGTGGCCCGATCAACCCAGGCCGCGAAAGCCAGAGCAAAAAAGCACTGGCTGGATGGAATGGAGCAGATTCACAAAGATGATCTCCACCCGCTCGAGCCGGATGCGGCGATCGACGATTTGTTGCCCATCGACGGCAACGGTGCCTGGCAGGTGGTGCTGACGCCGGACAAAGCAGAGCGTCCCAGCCCTGAGACACCGGACTGGTATGGGTACTGGGTGATCTGA
- a CDS encoding DnaJ domain-containing protein, giving the protein MANDAGFGRSGSGFASAASGAGKRSNKGKRKTGKSNHRREQCPMGRDPDLEAIKARQALGLQLTGRLSEQQVKHAHKQLAVKHHPDKGGDPEAMTRFNNARDALLEPEMEAIAD; this is encoded by the coding sequence GTGGCTAACGACGCAGGGTTCGGCCGGTCTGGCAGCGGTTTCGCGAGCGCTGCTTCAGGCGCTGGAAAACGCAGCAACAAGGGCAAACGCAAGACTGGAAAGTCCAACCATCGCCGTGAGCAGTGCCCGATGGGCCGTGATCCTGATCTTGAGGCGATCAAGGCTCGTCAGGCCCTTGGCCTGCAGCTCACCGGGCGTTTGAGCGAACAGCAGGTGAAACATGCCCACAAGCAGCTGGCTGTGAAACACCATCCGGACAAAGGCGGTGATCCTGAAGCGATGACGCGGTTTAATAACGCCCGCGATGCCCTGCTGGAGCCCGAGATGGAGGCCATCGCGGATTGA
- a CDS encoding DUF427 domain-containing protein has product MAPERVRDYPRPPRLEPSDEHIRVVALGQTLVETNRSLRVLETFHPPTYYLPAEAMCMEMLKAVSGRPSFCEWKGVASYFNVVVGDRTLERAVWTYPSPSERFRDLAGWFALYPQRMDGCWVNDELVVPQQGGFYGGWITSRVEGPFKGDPNHPELI; this is encoded by the coding sequence ATGGCACCGGAACGCGTCAGGGACTACCCGCGTCCGCCCCGCCTCGAGCCGAGTGATGAGCACATCCGCGTCGTTGCTCTTGGACAGACCCTGGTGGAAACAAACAGGAGCCTGCGAGTTCTTGAAACCTTTCATCCGCCCACCTATTACCTGCCAGCGGAAGCGATGTGCATGGAGATGTTGAAAGCGGTGAGTGGACGCCCTTCCTTTTGCGAGTGGAAAGGTGTGGCGAGCTATTTCAATGTCGTTGTCGGGGACAGGACACTGGAGCGGGCGGTGTGGACCTACCCCAGTCCGTCAGAACGCTTCCGCGATCTGGCCGGATGGTTCGCGCTCTATCCACAGAGAATGGATGGCTGCTGGGTGAACGACGAGTTGGTGGTGCCCCAGCAAGGTGGTTTCTACGGCGGCTGGATCACCAGCAGGGTTGAAGGCCCGTTCAAAGGGGATCCCAATCACCCGGAGCTGATCTGA
- a CDS encoding methyltransferase domain-containing protein translates to MAVVRVLKDSQRYKLDGSDDAFFYSEPRFVHHLDAGFRERLTDLYRQRIPPCAVVLDLMSSWVSHLPEDVDYQSVLGHGLNQEELAANPRLDRHWVQNLNQDQHLPLDDSSVDATLIVAGWQYLQQPETVASELLRVTRANGTLIVAFSNRMFFTKAPQVWTDGDDREHLTYVAQVLMAQGWPKPEFVAEQTRAAGVMGLLGSNGDPFFAVVARKPLG, encoded by the coding sequence ATGGCGGTCGTCCGGGTTCTTAAAGACTCCCAGCGTTACAAGCTGGATGGCAGCGACGATGCGTTTTTCTACAGCGAACCTCGCTTTGTGCATCATCTCGATGCCGGTTTCCGCGAGCGATTAACGGATCTCTACCGACAGCGGATCCCACCGTGCGCCGTGGTTCTTGACCTGATGAGCAGCTGGGTGAGTCATCTGCCGGAGGATGTCGATTATCAGAGCGTCCTGGGCCATGGCCTGAATCAGGAGGAACTGGCCGCCAATCCCCGCCTTGATCGCCACTGGGTGCAGAACCTCAACCAGGATCAACACCTGCCACTCGACGATTCCAGTGTTGATGCGACGTTGATCGTTGCTGGCTGGCAGTACCTGCAGCAGCCGGAAACCGTGGCGTCGGAGCTACTTCGTGTGACGCGTGCGAACGGCACCTTGATTGTGGCGTTCAGCAATCGGATGTTCTTTACCAAAGCTCCTCAGGTGTGGACCGACGGTGATGACCGCGAGCACCTCACCTATGTGGCCCAGGTGCTGATGGCTCAGGGGTGGCCGAAGCCCGAGTTCGTGGCGGAGCAGACGCGTGCTGCAGGGGTCATGGGTCTGCTGGGTAGCAATGGTGATCCCTTCTTTGCTGTTGTGGCACGAAAACCCCTGGGTTGA
- a CDS encoding chlorophyll a/b-binding protein, whose product MTQPQFKYEAPERFGESLTTARPWNSTALEAVERLNGRAAMVGFIAALIGELISGRGIAGQLAGMVRWYLDLG is encoded by the coding sequence ATGACGCAGCCCCAGTTCAAATACGAGGCACCTGAGCGCTTTGGTGAGTCGCTGACAACGGCACGCCCCTGGAACAGCACGGCCCTTGAAGCGGTGGAACGGCTCAACGGCAGAGCCGCGATGGTGGGGTTTATCGCTGCGCTGATCGGCGAGCTGATCAGCGGACGGGGCATCGCCGGTCAGCTTGCTGGCATGGTGCGCTGGTATCTCGATCTCGGCTGA
- a CDS encoding PAP/fibrillin family protein — protein sequence MTVPQTRDQLVEKLQLQPKDSDIPGLVEALEAEQAADLNQDMERLAGVWELRWSSSTQPWLKQAPWLDNLQVLDPERGRGCNLLRLRGPLAAMAGISVQADIRQLDKQRVEVLFRRGGWVGPQLPGGQRLQLLREVKQSFPAWLDITVLDQQLRICRGNAGTTFALLRREDLQLSAFFE from the coding sequence ATGACCGTGCCACAAACCCGTGATCAGCTGGTCGAGAAGCTGCAACTCCAACCGAAGGATTCAGACATCCCTGGCCTCGTGGAAGCGCTGGAAGCCGAACAGGCAGCGGATCTCAATCAGGACATGGAGCGTCTTGCCGGGGTCTGGGAGTTGCGCTGGAGCAGCTCGACGCAACCATGGCTGAAGCAGGCACCCTGGCTGGACAACCTCCAGGTGCTCGATCCAGAACGGGGTCGCGGTTGCAACCTGCTGAGACTGCGCGGGCCACTGGCCGCCATGGCCGGCATCAGCGTTCAGGCCGATATCCGACAGCTGGACAAGCAACGGGTGGAGGTGCTTTTCCGTCGCGGCGGCTGGGTGGGACCCCAGCTGCCTGGTGGTCAACGGCTGCAACTGCTGCGAGAAGTGAAGCAAAGCTTCCCGGCCTGGTTGGACATCACCGTTCTGGATCAACAACTGCGCATCTGCCGGGGCAATGCCGGCACAACATTTGCGCTGCTGCGACGTGAGGATTTGCAACTGTCAGCGTTCTTCGAGTAA
- a CDS encoding peroxiredoxin-like family protein translates to MNTPSALLDRLEAIPGMETGQRRLVLLFTQLGDFDSTEYAQALVPALPAIRRAGIAIQAFAIGDQQGADRFCEFTGFPRDQLQTECNADLHRACGLYAGLNSGAGAWPDLLLMCAGIGSPGTLAEVFRGYRGDRSAPQRFDSSLFRLAGGDGFQRPFELATVRLNNMVEVLGRWKQYVPDDRFIAQRGGTFLIESDNSLLYVHRDKGILGFSETMNRPLSFLDAYL, encoded by the coding sequence TTGAACACCCCAAGCGCCCTGCTGGACAGACTCGAAGCCATCCCAGGCATGGAAACGGGCCAGCGACGCCTGGTTCTTCTGTTCACCCAGCTCGGCGACTTTGATTCAACGGAGTACGCCCAGGCCCTCGTGCCGGCACTGCCTGCCATTCGTCGCGCCGGCATCGCCATTCAGGCTTTTGCCATCGGTGACCAGCAGGGAGCCGATCGTTTCTGCGAATTCACAGGCTTTCCCCGCGACCAGCTGCAGACGGAGTGCAATGCGGACCTGCATCGTGCCTGCGGGCTCTACGCAGGACTCAACAGCGGCGCAGGGGCATGGCCAGACCTGCTGCTGATGTGTGCGGGAATCGGCTCGCCTGGGACCCTGGCTGAAGTGTTCCGGGGGTACCGGGGTGATCGAAGCGCACCCCAAAGATTCGACAGTTCGCTGTTTCGCCTGGCTGGAGGTGATGGCTTTCAGCGCCCGTTCGAGCTCGCCACCGTGCGACTCAACAACATGGTGGAGGTGCTTGGACGCTGGAAGCAGTACGTACCCGATGATCGCTTCATCGCTCAAAGGGGTGGCACCTTTCTGATTGAGAGCGACAACTCACTTCTCTATGTTCATCGCGACAAGGGCATTCTCGGGTTCTCAGAAACGATGAACCGACCACTTAGCTTCCTGGATGCTTACCTCTGA
- a CDS encoding NUDIX hydrolase has protein sequence MTYAVALAMLQRDGQWLLQLRDDIDTIIYPGHWGLFGGHLDPGETATEAVMRELHEEIDWTPRRPLELWFSHNNGTRIAHVFRGSLDVPLEQLQLLEGQDLKLVSLEQLQRGTVWSDHCREQRPIAPGLQIVIERLISELDG, from the coding sequence ATGACCTACGCCGTGGCCCTGGCCATGCTGCAGCGCGACGGCCAGTGGTTGCTGCAGCTGCGCGACGACATCGATACGATCATCTACCCAGGCCACTGGGGATTGTTCGGCGGACACCTCGATCCCGGCGAAACAGCAACTGAGGCGGTGATGCGGGAACTGCACGAAGAGATCGACTGGACACCCAGGAGGCCACTGGAGCTTTGGTTCAGTCACAACAACGGCACCCGAATCGCCCATGTGTTCCGTGGATCCCTGGATGTTCCTCTGGAGCAGTTGCAGCTGCTGGAAGGGCAGGATCTCAAGCTCGTCAGCCTTGAGCAGCTGCAGCGCGGGACGGTGTGGAGTGATCACTGCCGAGAGCAACGACCCATTGCACCCGGGCTGCAGATTGTGATCGAGCGTTTGATCTCAGAGCTCGATGGCTGA
- a CDS encoding ABC transporter ATP-binding protein: MAEIWFDAEQVEATLSGRPVISKFSLQLRLGESTTVLGPNGAGKSTLVKLIERSLYPIVTPQSHLRLFGSSTVNLWQLRRRLGVVNSELETRFPPGISSLEVVLSGLFGSMRLGRDQSPEAWQIAATRALLERLDLIAIADQPFGQLSDGQRRRLMIARALVHAPEVLVLDEPSRALDLKACHQLLRTLGELCRSGTTVVQVTHRIDTIIPEMQRVLCLNGGTVVGDGTPAEILTTKRLSALFGSDLCVVEANGYRQVLPA; this comes from the coding sequence ATGGCTGAGATCTGGTTCGATGCCGAACAGGTGGAGGCAACGCTGAGCGGTCGTCCCGTGATCAGCAAGTTCAGCCTGCAGCTGCGGCTTGGGGAATCGACAACCGTTCTGGGGCCCAACGGGGCCGGCAAAAGCACCCTGGTGAAGCTGATCGAGCGCAGCCTCTATCCGATCGTGACGCCGCAATCCCATCTCAGGTTGTTCGGCAGCAGCACGGTGAATCTCTGGCAACTGCGCCGCCGGCTCGGCGTGGTGAACAGTGAGCTGGAAACGCGATTCCCGCCCGGGATCAGCTCCCTGGAGGTGGTGCTCAGCGGCCTGTTCGGATCGATGCGGCTTGGACGTGATCAATCACCTGAGGCCTGGCAGATCGCCGCAACCAGGGCGTTGCTGGAACGGCTGGATCTCATCGCGATCGCTGATCAACCCTTCGGACAGCTCTCCGATGGCCAGCGCCGCCGCTTGATGATTGCTCGCGCCCTCGTCCATGCTCCCGAGGTGTTGGTGCTCGACGAGCCGAGTCGAGCGCTCGATCTGAAAGCTTGCCATCAATTGCTCAGAACACTCGGGGAGCTATGCCGCAGCGGCACAACAGTGGTGCAGGTAACCCATCGCATCGACACCATCATTCCGGAGATGCAACGCGTGCTGTGCTTAAACGGCGGAACCGTCGTCGGAGACGGCACGCCGGCTGAGATATTGACGACCAAACGATTGAGCGCCCTGTTCGGTAGCGATCTCTGCGTGGTGGAAGCCAATGGCTACCGGCAGGTTCTGCCGGCCTGA
- a CDS encoding DUF3764 family protein, with amino-acid sequence MTENTLTEQNVTETTVLDFRLSNSFEEYRDYMNAPEQQAMFAEMGVTTFYIGVCQSDPKRATVMFQGPENVLCNVFINPQTKPVVEASGHVYDGTVITRWLA; translated from the coding sequence ATGACTGAAAACACCCTCACCGAACAAAACGTGACCGAAACCACTGTTCTGGATTTCAGGCTGAGCAACAGCTTTGAGGAGTATCGCGATTACATGAACGCACCGGAGCAGCAGGCGATGTTTGCCGAGATGGGCGTGACGACCTTCTACATCGGTGTCTGCCAGAGCGATCCCAAGCGCGCCACGGTGATGTTCCAGGGCCCCGAAAACGTTCTCTGCAACGTGTTCATCAATCCGCAGACCAAGCCCGTCGTCGAAGCGTCAGGACACGTCTATGACGGCACCGTGATCACACGTTGGCTGGCCTGA
- a CDS encoding SulP family inorganic anion transporter — MASFTDLMPGLAALRRYRFRSDFSHDLFAGLSVAAVALPVSIAYAELAGLSPAVGLYASIGPCWFVRSSERRRS; from the coding sequence TTGGCCAGCTTCACTGACCTGATGCCGGGATTGGCGGCTCTGCGTCGCTATCGCTTTCGAAGCGATTTCAGTCACGACCTATTTGCCGGTTTGTCGGTGGCAGCGGTCGCACTCCCGGTCTCGATTGCCTATGCCGAATTGGCGGGGCTGAGTCCTGCAGTGGGTCTGTACGCCAGCATTGGACCCTGCTGGTTTGTGCGCTCTTCGGAACGTCGCCGCAGTTGA
- a CDS encoding metal ABC transporter permease, translating into MSWLLEPLSQPWMLRAFLVSAVVGGVCGLLSCYMTLKGWALMGDAVSHAVLPGVVLAYALGFPLSLGALVFGIGSVAAIGFVEQKSRVREDTVIGLVFTGFFALGLVLRSKTVSHIDLDHILFGHVLGIPLNDLWQTLGICLFVLVVLLLRRRDLMLFCFDPTHARSIGINTGQLHYTLLGLLSLAAVACLQTVGIILVVAMLVTPGATAYLLTDRFDRMTLLAVFSGMLSSVLGLFICYWTDSDPAGCIVLVQTAQFLLAFLLAPRHGVLRRHSNLST; encoded by the coding sequence ATGTCCTGGCTGTTGGAACCCCTCAGTCAACCCTGGATGCTAAGAGCTTTCCTCGTCAGTGCTGTCGTTGGCGGTGTCTGCGGGTTGTTGTCCTGCTACATGACCCTCAAGGGCTGGGCTCTGATGGGGGACGCCGTCTCCCATGCCGTTCTGCCTGGAGTGGTGCTGGCCTATGCCCTTGGTTTTCCTCTCTCGCTGGGTGCTCTGGTGTTCGGAATCGGCTCGGTGGCCGCGATTGGATTCGTTGAGCAGAAATCACGGGTCAGGGAAGACACGGTGATCGGTCTTGTGTTCACAGGCTTCTTTGCCCTTGGACTGGTGCTGCGATCAAAAACCGTCAGCCACATCGATCTCGATCACATTCTTTTCGGCCATGTGCTCGGAATCCCTCTGAATGACCTGTGGCAAACCCTGGGGATTTGCCTGTTCGTGTTGGTTGTGCTGTTGCTGCGGCGTCGGGATCTGATGCTGTTCTGTTTTGATCCCACCCACGCGCGATCGATTGGGATCAACACCGGTCAGTTGCACTACACCTTGCTTGGTCTGCTGTCCCTGGCGGCTGTGGCCTGCCTGCAAACCGTGGGAATCATTCTGGTGGTGGCCATGCTGGTGACCCCTGGGGCCACGGCCTATCTGCTCACCGATCGTTTTGATCGGATGACGCTTCTGGCTGTGTTCAGTGGGATGTTGTCGAGTGTTCTTGGCTTGTTCATTTGTTATTGGACAGACAGCGATCCCGCCGGTTGCATTGTTCTTGTGCAAACCGCCCAGTTCCTGCTGGCTTTCCTGCTTGCCCCGCGTCATGGGGTGTTACGACGTCACAGCAATCTCAGCACTTGA
- a CDS encoding DUF2939 domain-containing protein yields MHPVRWLNHEVLVQSNVSGHARFGRVMNLKTVAIVASGLISGGVLATGSYWYASPYLAVNSIREAIQQKDGSRFNQYVDYPQLREDLKAYVVTSLTQAATEESLDDAEEGLAALGTALVIPIANTLIDSYLTSEVVKGLIEASEGDLPRAQKTSANPFSVPDIQAEIAKGKQQVEKQIDQMANVEMAYVGMNQFLVSGRLEPGVKIGFEMARQGLGDWKIAGLILPDYQQLQALALEDESVASDDLAVRPRPEGQDEFEDPSFETPETAEIETADIALANAADQREPGLTLGVNAMPPDLSTCWFQMRRSGEEFTGFQCTVVSRVNANGNTVYDVIEPNGVKRAIVLWDDSSAEVFLRGQRYEGFWEVDAERDVRIQLPQGAMAFRRPR; encoded by the coding sequence ATGCATCCAGTCCGTTGGCTTAACCACGAAGTGCTTGTTCAGAGTAATGTCAGCGGTCACGCCAGATTTGGCCGCGTAATGAATTTGAAGACAGTTGCGATTGTTGCCTCGGGACTGATCTCGGGCGGTGTTTTGGCAACAGGTTCTTATTGGTATGCCAGTCCATATTTAGCCGTTAATTCGATTCGTGAAGCGATCCAGCAAAAGGATGGGTCACGATTCAATCAGTATGTTGATTATCCGCAGTTGCGTGAAGATCTGAAGGCATACGTCGTTACCAGCCTGACCCAGGCAGCCACTGAAGAATCATTGGACGATGCTGAAGAGGGGCTGGCGGCTTTGGGAACAGCACTGGTGATACCGATTGCCAACACCCTGATCGATTCCTACCTCACATCAGAGGTTGTGAAGGGTCTGATCGAGGCTTCGGAAGGCGATCTGCCAAGGGCCCAGAAGACATCAGCCAATCCCTTTTCAGTTCCGGATATCCAGGCGGAAATTGCCAAGGGTAAGCAGCAAGTTGAGAAGCAGATTGATCAGATGGCAAATGTTGAGATGGCCTATGTGGGTATGAATCAATTTCTGGTTTCAGGACGTCTTGAGCCCGGCGTCAAGATCGGATTTGAGATGGCGCGCCAGGGGCTGGGCGATTGGAAAATCGCAGGTTTGATCCTGCCTGACTATCAACAGCTGCAAGCACTGGCTCTTGAGGATGAGTCCGTCGCTTCAGATGATCTGGCGGTTCGACCACGCCCGGAAGGTCAGGACGAATTTGAGGATCCCTCTTTTGAAACCCCCGAAACCGCTGAGATTGAAACCGCTGACATCGCTTTGGCGAATGCCGCGGATCAACGGGAGCCGGGGCTAACTCTGGGTGTGAACGCTATGCCTCCGGATCTCTCCACCTGCTGGTTCCAGATGCGGCGCAGTGGCGAGGAGTTCACGGGCTTTCAGTGCACCGTTGTGTCGAGAGTGAATGCCAACGGGAACACGGTGTACGACGTGATTGAACCCAATGGCGTGAAACGCGCGATTGTTCTCTGGGACGACTCTTCGGCCGAGGTTTTTCTCCGCGGTCAGCGTTACGAGGGCTTCTGGGAGGTCGATGCGGAACGGGATGTCCGGATTCAGCTGCCTCAGGGGGCCATGGCCTTCCGCAGGCCTCGTTGA
- a CDS encoding 1-acyl-sn-glycerol-3-phosphate acyltransferase, with amino-acid sequence MPRASIQTARPALRRLPTRQSRVVQAVLQQLLPMVFVGQRLQLRNSKAAERLAEEFLAQQNGERNLLIAFRHPSPRDPLVLADLFWSCVPRMARRLGNPLPRAVSLRFLYDRGIPLWAGPVIGWLLQRSGGIAIHRGRLDRPALNQARQALTLGRQALVVAPEGATNNLSGEMAPLEPGVAQLAFWAAEDMAKNKDQRTLHVIPIGIRYSWRRPNWTVLDARLEALEQHLGVQAIVLEDRRERLLRIGAALVTALEQLERLKANPEQPLAVRIENYRRHGLEKAESHFGLRASGTLQERCRRIEQAAWDRIYRENLEQLPPLERSLVDWEAREADLQLTRMRLVEHFTSVSGQYITDQPEFDRFAEMVQLVEEAIGWIEDRPWSGSPCFGPQRVELSVGEAIPVDQRRDDYRRDRRRAVQMLTSELDAELERLMRSAGNDFRHRGTDPIQ; translated from the coding sequence ATGCCGCGCGCCTCGATCCAGACCGCCCGTCCCGCCTTGCGGCGGCTGCCCACCCGGCAAAGCCGCGTCGTGCAGGCGGTACTGCAGCAGCTCCTACCAATGGTCTTTGTCGGACAGCGGTTACAGCTGCGCAACAGCAAAGCGGCCGAACGACTGGCCGAGGAGTTTCTTGCACAGCAGAACGGTGAACGCAATCTGCTGATTGCCTTTCGCCATCCCAGCCCCCGCGATCCACTGGTGCTCGCGGATCTGTTCTGGAGTTGCGTTCCCAGGATGGCCCGAAGGCTGGGGAATCCCTTGCCACGTGCGGTGTCGCTTCGGTTTCTCTACGACCGTGGAATCCCCCTGTGGGCGGGACCGGTGATCGGCTGGTTACTTCAGCGCAGCGGCGGCATCGCCATCCACCGAGGTCGATTGGACCGACCAGCCCTGAACCAAGCCCGGCAAGCCCTGACGCTGGGACGCCAGGCCCTTGTGGTGGCACCGGAAGGAGCCACCAACAACCTGTCAGGGGAGATGGCACCCCTCGAGCCTGGTGTGGCCCAGCTCGCCTTCTGGGCAGCTGAGGACATGGCCAAGAACAAGGACCAGCGAACTCTGCATGTCATCCCCATAGGGATTCGTTACAGCTGGCGTCGACCGAACTGGACGGTTCTCGATGCACGCCTCGAAGCGCTCGAGCAACACCTCGGGGTTCAGGCCATCGTTCTGGAGGACCGCCGCGAACGGCTTCTCCGCATCGGTGCAGCGTTGGTGACGGCGCTTGAACAGCTTGAACGCCTCAAAGCCAATCCAGAACAGCCCTTAGCAGTTCGAATTGAGAACTATCGACGGCATGGATTGGAAAAGGCGGAGAGCCATTTCGGGCTCCGCGCCAGCGGGACCCTGCAGGAACGCTGCCGCCGAATTGAACAGGCGGCCTGGGATCGGATCTACAGGGAGAATCTCGAGCAATTGCCTCCGCTTGAACGCAGCTTGGTGGATTGGGAAGCGCGTGAAGCCGATCTTCAGCTCACTCGCATGCGACTGGTGGAGCATTTCACCAGCGTGAGCGGTCAATACATCACTGATCAACCGGAGTTCGACCGCTTTGCCGAGATGGTGCAGCTCGTGGAGGAGGCAATCGGCTGGATCGAAGACCGGCCCTGGAGCGGATCACCCTGCTTCGGACCACAGCGGGTGGAACTCAGCGTCGGTGAAGCGATTCCCGTCGATCAACGCCGCGATGACTACCGACGTGATCGTCGCCGGGCTGTTCAGATGCTGACGTCGGAACTGGATGCTGAACTGGAGCGTCTGATGCGTTCCGCCGGGAACGACTTCAGACATCGGGGAACTGACCCGATCCAGTGA
- a CDS encoding NfeD family protein — MLITYVLCLIAGGVLIALALDGEGDLSGDGSGGNLTILFNTPFWSFGLFGFGFSGLLLTFLAPASSWLPSSLIALAMGLVMGWVAAYLLRLMARREADSLVRSEDLIGLEGLVTLDLSSQERGFVELQARGSLIRRPAHSVSGPIAKGTAVVVVASDGHTLSVEPM, encoded by the coding sequence ATGCTGATCACTTATGTGTTGTGCCTCATCGCCGGGGGCGTGCTGATTGCCCTGGCGCTCGATGGCGAGGGCGACCTCAGTGGAGACGGAAGCGGCGGCAACCTCACGATCCTATTCAACACGCCGTTCTGGTCATTCGGGCTGTTCGGCTTCGGCTTCAGCGGCCTGCTGCTCACATTTCTTGCCCCTGCCAGCAGCTGGCTGCCGTCAAGCCTGATCGCCTTGGCGATGGGGCTGGTGATGGGCTGGGTTGCCGCCTATCTGCTCCGGCTGATGGCTCGCAGAGAAGCGGACAGTCTCGTGCGCAGTGAAGATCTCATCGGCCTGGAAGGGCTCGTGACGCTCGATCTCTCATCTCAGGAGCGCGGTTTTGTTGAACTGCAGGCACGGGGAAGTTTGATCCGACGACCAGCACACAGCGTCAGCGGCCCGATTGCCAAGGGAACCGCTGTGGTGGTGGTGGCCAGCGACGGACACACCCTCAGCGTCGAGCCGATGTGA